A region of the Campylobacter subantarcticus LMG 24377 genome:
GGCTTAGAAGCTATATTAATGGTGTAAAGAAAAATGGAGTTAAGGTTATACTTACAGGTTGTGGTGCTGTGAGCAAGGGAAAGGATTTTTTTGATAAAAAAGAAATTTTTGGAGTTTTAGGAGCTTCCAATAAAGATAAAATCAATGAGTTAATCTCGCAAGATAAAGCCTTTTATGAGCTTGGAAATTTATGCTTTATTGATACAAAAATCGTAAGTAATTATGAAAATCATACTAAAGCTTTTGTAAAAATTCAAGAAGGATGTGACTTTGCTTGTAGTTATTGTATAATCCCAAGTGTTAGGGGCAAATCAAGAAGTATGCCAAGTGAGGAAATAATAAAACAAATTAAACTTCTCGCTCAAAATGGTTATAGTGAAGTAGTTTTAACGGGTACTAATATAGGAAGTTATGGTTTAAAAGATAAAACTACACTTGGAAAATTGTTACAAGAAATAGGTAAGGTGAATGGTATAAAAAGAGTAAGACTTGGGAGTTTGGAGCCTGCTCAAATTGATGAGAGTTTTAAAGAAATTTTAGATGAGCCTTGGCTTGAAAAGCATTTACACATTGCCCTGCAACACACTCATGAAAAAATGTTGCGTATAATGCGCAGAAGATCGCATACACAAAATGATTTAGCGCTGTTTAATGAGTTAAGTCAAAAAGGTTTTGCTTTAGGAACAGACTTTATTGTAGCACACCCTGGAGAAAGTGAATTAATATGGCAAGAAGCTTTAGAAAATTTCAAGCAATTTAAACTCACACATATTCATGCTTTTATTTTCTCACCGCGTGATGGAACGCATTCTGTTTCTATGAGTGAACGAATTAATGGTGAAATAGCCAAAGAAAGATTAGATATTTTAAAAGATATAGTCACGCAAAATAATTATGAGTTTAGAAAAAATCAAAAAGATATTTTAGAAATTTTAGTTGAGAGTAAAAAAGATGGTTTTTATGAAGGCTATGATCAATTTTTTAATAAAATCAAAATTACAAGCAAAGAAGATATTGCTAAACAATGGATAAGTATTGAAAAATATGAATGCAAAGAAGATTGTAACTATGTAAGGTTAGGGGATGAAAAATAAAAAGATTATCTTAGCTTCATTTTTATTGCTTTGTGTTTTTGTAATAGTTGCGTTTATAAAAAATCAACCTGATTATATTAGCAAGGCTGCTTATGAAGAGCTCTTAGAGCAAAATTTAATCCAAAAAGCCATAGTAGAAAATAATGAAGTATTATTAAAAAGCAAAGAAGGAAAATTTTTAATTGCTAAAGATGTAGTGGATTTAAATGCTTTGTGGCAAAAAATTCCTTTAGAATATGCTAAAGATTATAATTTAAGTGAGTTTTTTTTGATATTTATTTTGCTTGCTTTTCTTGTAAGTTTTTTACTCTTTCTTAATAAAAAAAATAAAGATAGACAAAATTTACTTTCTTTAGAAAAAAATATTTTAGAAAAAAATGAACAAAATAGTACTATACAAGATGTAGTAAGTGAAGTTAAATTTAAAGATGTAGCAGGGATTGATGAGGCTAAGGTAGAGCTTTTAGAAATCGTTGATTTTTTAAAAAATCCTCAAAAATATAAAGATTTTGGCGTGAAAATGCCAAAAGGGGTTTTACTAGTAGGGCCTCCTGGAGTGGGTAAAACCTTGATAGCAAAAGCAGTAGCAGGCGAGGCTGGGGTGCCATTTTTTTATCAAAGCGGGGCTAGTTTTGTAGAAATTTATGTAGGTATGGGTGCAAAAAGAGTTAGAGAGCTTTTTTTAAAAGCTAAATCAAAAGCTCCAAGTATCATTTTTATAGATGAAATTGACGCAGTTGGTAAAAGTAGGGGGGATTTTTCTAATGTAGAAAGAGATAATACTCTAAATCAGCTTTTAACTCAAATGGATGGATTTGAAGATAATAGTGGTGTTATAGTGATGGCTGCTACAAATAAAATCGATCTTATGGATAATGCGCTGTTAAGATCAGGGCGTTTTGATAGAAGAATTTTTATATCTCTGCCTGATTTTAAAGATAGAATGCATATTTTACAAAATTATATGAAAGAAAAAAAATCTAGCGTAGATTTAGAAAAAATTGCAAAAACTAGCGTGGGTTTTAGTGGAGCTGCCTTAGAGACTTTAGTTAATGAAGCGGCTATTAATGCTATAAGAAGAAAATCAGACTTAATAGAAGAAAATGATTTTTTTGCAGTGCTTAATAAAGTTTTAATGGGCAAAAAAAAGATTTTTTCTCTAAGCGATAAGGAAAGAAAAATTCAAGCCACATACCAAGCAGCTAAAGCTTTGTGTGCTTTTTATTTTGATGTTAAATTTGAAAAAATTACCCTAATTGAAGATAGATTTAAAGAGTATGAAAATACCATCAAATCAAAATCAGAATTATTAAACAAAATAAAAGTTTTTTTAGCAGGTTCAGTTGCTATGGAGCTTATTTTTAATGAAAGCTATACTAATGCACAAAGTGATCTTTTAAAGGTTAAAGAATTGCTTACTTTTATGGAAACTTTTGCTATGGCAAATGAGAGTTTATTGCAAGAGCAAAAGCAAGAAGTAAAAGAATTTTTAGAATTAATGAAAGAAAAAGTAGTGAGATTAGCTAGTATTCTTTTAGAAAATGAAAAAATAGAAAAACAAGATATAGAAAAAATCATAATGGAGTAAAAATGGTAAAAATAGGAATTTTAGTACTTTCAGATAGAGCAAGTAGTGGAGTTTATGAAGATAAATCCGGAGTAGAGATAGAAAAAATTTTAGATTCTTATATGAAAAATGAAAAAAGCTTTTACTATGAGCTAATTCCTGATGAGTACGATTTAATCATAGAAAAATTAGCTTATTTAGCTGATGAAGTAAAATGTGATTTAATTTTTACTACAGGAGGTACAGGGCCTGCTTTGCGTGATGTGACACCAGAAGCAACACAAGCAGTATGTGATAAAATGCTTCCAGGTTTTGGGGAGTTAATGCGTGCAAAAAGCTTAGAATATGTGCCAACAGCTATACTTTCAAGACAAAGCGCAGGTATAAAAGGAAAATCATTGATTATTAACTTACCGGGTAATCCAAAAGCTATAAGAGAATGTATTGAGCCTATATTTCCTGCTATTCCTTATTGTGTAGATTTAATAGGTGGAGCTTATATTGAAAATAATGAAGAGATAATTTCTGTATTTAGACCAAAGAAAAAGTAAGTCTAGTTAGACTTACTTTGAGGTTTTATAACCTTGCGATAAAAGTGCGTTCATACCACCTTTTAAATTAGTAACTTCTATGTCATTTTAATCTAGTAAAGCAGAAGCTTTAGTACTTTTTTGAACCACTTCTGCAAGTTATAGTAATGGGTTTTTACTTGAAATCTTTTTAATTTCCTCAACGAAATTTTTATTTACACTGCCATCTTCATTATAAAAGCTAATTTTAATGGTATTTTTTATTGTATCAGTTTGTGCCCATTCGCTAGGTTTTCTAAACATCAATTACTTGATAATTTTCTAAAATTCCTGCATTAATATCGATATTTTTAACTTCTGTTAAAACAAAACTAGCACAAAGTGTCAAAAACAAAAATATTTTTTCATAATCAACTTTCCTTTTTTGTAGCTTCATAATCTTGTGATAAAAGCGCTACCATGCCACCATCTAGATTAGTGCATTCTATACCTAGGGCATCTTCTATCATCATAGCAGTATGTTTGCTTCTTGAGCCTGTAGCGCATACAAAGGCTATGTTTTTATTTTGATAATCTACTTTTTCTTTAAATTCTTGGATGAAATTTCCATTCATAAAGCCATTATCATCGCAAAGTGCGATGAGTATAGCTTCTTTTATAACTCCACTTTTCCATTCACTTGGAGTTCTAACATCTACAATGTAATAATCTTGCAAGATATCTTTAGAAATTGCAATATTTTTCATTTTTCTAAAGCCTTGGAAATGATAGTGTTTAACGCATTATTAAATTCGCTAGGATTATCTATACCCATACCTTCGCTTAATTTAGCCATATTTAAAAGAATGTGTGCCATTTCGCTAGCAAGTGAGTCATTGTCTTTTAAGGCTTTTAAAATTGCATGATTAGGATTGATTTCAAGTATAGGTTTTACTTGTTGTTCTTGACCCATTTGTTTAAGAATTTGTTGCATAGCAAAATCTGGCTTATTTTGATCATAAACAATACAACTTGGACTATTAGAAAGTCTTTGACTTAATTTAACTTCTTCCACTTCATCTTTTAAAACTTCTTTAATTTTAATGAGTAAAGGTGCAAAATCAGCCTTTTGTTCTTCGCTCGTTTCTTCACTTGCTAAGTGATTAATAGCGCTAAATTTTAAACCTTCAAATTCACTCATCATAGGCATAACTATGGTGTCGATTTCTTCATCAAGCAATAAAACATTGATATTTTTTTGTTTATAGCTTTCAAGTAATGGAGAATTTCTTAATAATTTTTCATTTTTACCGCTAATGTAAAAAATTTCATTTTGACCTTCAGCTAGGTTTTGTTTATATTCTTCAAGATCGATTAATTCTTCTTTGTTTGAGTTTTTAAAATATAAAAGTTTAGCAATTGCGTCTTTGTTTTCACCAAAACCATATAAACCTTCTTTTAAAACTTTTCCAAAATTTTCATGGAATTTAAGATAATTTTCTTTGTCTTTGTCTTTAAATTTCTTAAGTTCTGCTAGGATTTTTTTAACACTTGCTTCTTGGACGCTTTTCAAAATTCTATTTTCTTGTAAAATTTCACGACTAACATTAAGCGGTAAATCCTCTACATCAATAATACCACGTACAAATCTTAGGTAAGTTGGTAGCAATTCCTTATCATCATCGCTGATAAATACGCGTTTTACATATAGTTTTAAACCGCTTTTATAATCCACTCTATAGAGGTCAAATGGAGCTTGTGCAGGTATAAAAAATAAAGAATTATACTCTATAGAACCCTCAGCTTTTGTATGAATATAAAGCATAGGTTTATTTGAATCATGGAAATTTTGCTCATAAAATCTTTCATAATCTTGTGCTTTTAAATTTGCTTTGTTTTGTCTCCATAAAGCACTTGCGGTATTAATTTGAGTATTTTTTAATTCTTTTTTAGGCTCTTTTTCACCTTCTTCTAATGGTAAATACTCTTCTTTTTCCATAAAAATAGGAAATTGAATATGGTTAGAGTATTTTTCTACTATGCTTTCAATGCGGTATGAGCTTAAAAATTCTTCATCTTTTAAATGCAAGGTTATGCAAGTGCCTTGCTCATCTTTATTTGCATCTTCTATTTCATAACCACTAGCATCAGAAATCCAAAGATAAGCTTTATCATCTAATGCTTTTTTGCTTAAAACTTCTATTTTAGAAGCTACCATAAAAGCAGAGTAAAAGCCTACGCCAAATTGTCCTATAAGTTGAGAGTCTTTTTTGGCATCACCGCTTAAGTTTTCTAAAAAGCTTTTTGTGCCACTTTTAGCAATCGTTCCAAGATGATTGATCAAATCTTCTTTATTCATACCTATACCATTATCACTTATGGTTAGGGTTTTTGCTTCTTGGTTGAAATTGATTTGAATTTTTGGTTCAAATTTTAAATTTTTATAAGCATCATCGCTCACACTTAAATAACTAAGCTTATCAAGTGCGTCACTTGCATTAGAAATAAGCTCTCTTAAAAAAATTTCTTTGTTTGAATACAAAGAATGAATCATAAGTTGTAAAAGTTGATTAACTTCAGTTTGAAATTGCATTTTTATCTCCTTTATTTAAAAATTAAAAAACCAATCCACACTGCCAAAAGACAAAGGATAACATTTAAAATAATATTTAGAAAAAAGTGAAAATAATTACCACTTTGCAAAAATAGCAAATTTTCATAAGAAAAAGTTGAAAAAGTCGTAAAAGCACTTAAAAAACCCGTACTAATTAAACTTTTAGTAAAAATATGCACATCTTTAGAGTTTGCATAAGAAAAAAACAAGCCCATTAAAAAAGATCCTATGATATTAACAAGTAAAGTACCATAGGGAAAATCATGTGGAACGATTTTATTAAAAAAGCTACTAGTAAGCATTCTAGATATGGCTCCTAAAAAGCCACCAAAACCTACAGCTAAAATTGTATTAATCAAACTTGTGTCCTTTCACTATCTAAGATTGCTTGCATTCTTTCTCTAGTTTGATCAAGCCAATCATCTTTACTTATATCAACAAGATCAAGAAATACTACTTTTAAAACACCACTATTTGCACTAAAGTTTTGTGTGTCTAAAATTTTAGCTGAATCAACGATTACCACAGGTTGGACTTTTAGATTAAGTTTTTCACTTAAAATTTTAGCTCCGACTTTAAATTTTAAAAGTTTTTGTGTTTTAGATCTTGTACCTTCTGGGAATATAGCTAAAATTCTATCTTCTTTTAGTCTTTCTTTGGCTTCTTTTAAAAGTTTTACTAGGCCTTTTGGACTTCTATCTATGCAAATAATTTTAGGTTTTTTAATCAAAGTTTTAAAAACTGGAAGTTCACCAAGTTCTTTTTTAGCTATCCAAGATATATTTTTTGGACATAAATCTTCCAAAACAACTATGTCTAACAAGCTTTGATGATTGATTAAAAGTAAATTAGCTTGAGGATGTATAGAACCTTGGGTTTGGATTTTATAATTTACTACATATTTTTGCAGTTTTGACCATGCTTTTCTGATTTTCCAAATTTTTTCTTGTGATTGCAATAATAAAAAGGCAATGCATAAAAATATAATAGATAAAATAAATTCAATCCAAAATATTAAAGCTTTAAATCTTTGATAAATCTTCACTTTTTACCCAGCCTATTTTTCCATTATTAAATAAAATTTTTTTATATTCATCTCTTGAATCTAGTACCTCCACTTCTTGTTTGTATTTTCCAGAATAAAAATGAGTTGAGTTTAGGGTTGGTAAAATTTGTACTTTGCTTTCAGCTTTTAATGTAGCTTTATATATGTTATTTTGGGCTAAAAAACTTGCTACTAGAGCCAAAATTACTAAGCCTAAAGCTACATAGCTTTTCTTAAATACAAACCATAAAGCAAAAACACCACACAAGCTCCATGAAAATACTTGTTTGTAAAAATTAAAATCATTAGTTTTTGGATTTAAATCAC
Encoded here:
- the mtaB gene encoding tRNA (N(6)-L-threonylcarbamoyladenosine(37)-C(2))-methylthiotransferase MtaB is translated as MKKKVYFKTFGCRTNIYDTQLLKTYIKDHDITQNEQEADVIVINSCTVTNGADSGLRSYINGVKKNGVKVILTGCGAVSKGKDFFDKKEIFGVLGASNKDKINELISQDKAFYELGNLCFIDTKIVSNYENHTKAFVKIQEGCDFACSYCIIPSVRGKSRSMPSEEIIKQIKLLAQNGYSEVVLTGTNIGSYGLKDKTTLGKLLQEIGKVNGIKRVRLGSLEPAQIDESFKEILDEPWLEKHLHIALQHTHEKMLRIMRRRSHTQNDLALFNELSQKGFALGTDFIVAHPGESELIWQEALENFKQFKLTHIHAFIFSPRDGTHSVSMSERINGEIAKERLDILKDIVTQNNYEFRKNQKDILEILVESKKDGFYEGYDQFFNKIKITSKEDIAKQWISIEKYECKEDCNYVRLGDEK
- a CDS encoding integral membrane ATP-dependent zinc metallopeptidase produces the protein MKNKKIILASFLLLCVFVIVAFIKNQPDYISKAAYEELLEQNLIQKAIVENNEVLLKSKEGKFLIAKDVVDLNALWQKIPLEYAKDYNLSEFFLIFILLAFLVSFLLFLNKKNKDRQNLLSLEKNILEKNEQNSTIQDVVSEVKFKDVAGIDEAKVELLEIVDFLKNPQKYKDFGVKMPKGVLLVGPPGVGKTLIAKAVAGEAGVPFFYQSGASFVEIYVGMGAKRVRELFLKAKSKAPSIIFIDEIDAVGKSRGDFSNVERDNTLNQLLTQMDGFEDNSGVIVMAATNKIDLMDNALLRSGRFDRRIFISLPDFKDRMHILQNYMKEKKSSVDLEKIAKTSVGFSGAALETLVNEAAINAIRRKSDLIEENDFFAVLNKVLMGKKKIFSLSDKERKIQATYQAAKALCAFYFDVKFEKITLIEDRFKEYENTIKSKSELLNKIKVFLAGSVAMELIFNESYTNAQSDLLKVKELLTFMETFAMANESLLQEQKQEVKEFLELMKEKVVRLASILLENEKIEKQDIEKIIME
- the mog gene encoding molybdopterin adenylyltransferase; the protein is MVKIGILVLSDRASSGVYEDKSGVEIEKILDSYMKNEKSFYYELIPDEYDLIIEKLAYLADEVKCDLIFTTGGTGPALRDVTPEATQAVCDKMLPGFGELMRAKSLEYVPTAILSRQSAGIKGKSLIINLPGNPKAIRECIEPIFPAIPYCVDLIGGAYIENNEEIISVFRPKKK
- a CDS encoding rhodanese-like domain-containing protein; this encodes MKNIAISKDILQDYYIVDVRTPSEWKSGVIKEAILIALCDDNGFMNGNFIQEFKEKVDYQNKNIAFVCATGSRSKHTAMMIEDALGIECTNLDGGMVALLSQDYEATKKES
- the htpG gene encoding molecular chaperone HtpG, which produces MQFQTEVNQLLQLMIHSLYSNKEIFLRELISNASDALDKLSYLSVSDDAYKNLKFEPKIQINFNQEAKTLTISDNGIGMNKEDLINHLGTIAKSGTKSFLENLSGDAKKDSQLIGQFGVGFYSAFMVASKIEVLSKKALDDKAYLWISDASGYEIEDANKDEQGTCITLHLKDEEFLSSYRIESIVEKYSNHIQFPIFMEKEEYLPLEEGEKEPKKELKNTQINTASALWRQNKANLKAQDYERFYEQNFHDSNKPMLYIHTKAEGSIEYNSLFFIPAQAPFDLYRVDYKSGLKLYVKRVFISDDDKELLPTYLRFVRGIIDVEDLPLNVSREILQENRILKSVQEASVKKILAELKKFKDKDKENYLKFHENFGKVLKEGLYGFGENKDAIAKLLYFKNSNKEELIDLEEYKQNLAEGQNEIFYISGKNEKLLRNSPLLESYKQKNINVLLLDEEIDTIVMPMMSEFEGLKFSAINHLASEETSEEQKADFAPLLIKIKEVLKDEVEEVKLSQRLSNSPSCIVYDQNKPDFAMQQILKQMGQEQQVKPILEINPNHAILKALKDNDSLASEMAHILLNMAKLSEGMGIDNPSEFNNALNTIISKALEK
- the crcB gene encoding fluoride efflux transporter CrcB codes for the protein MINTILAVGFGGFLGAISRMLTSSFFNKIVPHDFPYGTLLVNIIGSFLMGLFFSYANSKDVHIFTKSLISTGFLSAFTTFSTFSYENLLFLQSGNYFHFFLNIILNVILCLLAVWIGFLIFK
- a CDS encoding lysophospholipid acyltransferase family protein, whose translation is MKIYQRFKALIFWIEFILSIIFLCIAFLLLQSQEKIWKIRKAWSKLQKYVVNYKIQTQGSIHPQANLLLINHQSLLDIVVLEDLCPKNISWIAKKELGELPVFKTLIKKPKIICIDRSPKGLVKLLKEAKERLKEDRILAIFPEGTRSKTQKLLKFKVGAKILSEKLNLKVQPVVIVDSAKILDTQNFSANSGVLKVVFLDLVDISKDDWLDQTRERMQAILDSERTQV